One stretch of Manis pentadactyla isolate mManPen7 chromosome 10, mManPen7.hap1, whole genome shotgun sequence DNA includes these proteins:
- the NR4A1 gene encoding nuclear receptor subfamily 4 group A member 1 isoform X3 encodes MDAAAVQSSSPPAGARPRKAGVERRDEIAGPEMPCIQAQYGTPAPSPGPHDQLASDPLIRELNKPTMDLASPEAAPAAPTALPSFSTFMDGYTGEFDTFLYQLPGTAQPCSSASSSASSTSSSSATSPASASFKFEDFQVYGCYPGTLNGPLDETLSSSGSDYYGSPCSAPSPSTPSFQPPQLSPWDGSFGPFSPSQTYEGLRAWTEQLPKASGPPQPPAFFSFSPHTGPSPNLAQSPLKLFPSPATHQLGEGESYPMPTAFPGLVPSSPHLDGPGMLDAPVTSAKARSGASGGTEGRCAVCGDNASCQHYGVRTCEGCKGFFKRTVQKNAKYICLANKDCPVDKRRRNRCQFCRFQKCLAVGMVKEVVRTDSLKGRRGRLPSKPKQLPDASPANLLTSLVRAHLDSGPSTAKLDYSKFQELVLPHFGKEDAGDVQQFYDLLSGSLEVIRKWAEKIPGFAELSPGDQDLLLESAFLELFILRLAYRSKPAEGKLIFCSGLVLHRLQCARGFGDWIDSILAFSRSLHSLVVDVPAFACLSALVLITDRHGLQEPRRVEELQNRIASCLKEHVSAVAGESQPASCLSRLLGKLPELRTLCTQGLQRIFYLKLEDLVPPPPIVDKIFMDTLPF; translated from the exons AGATGCCCTGTATCCAAGCCCAGTATGGAACACCAGCACCAAGCCCAGGACCCCATGACCAGCTGGCAAGTGACCCCCTGATCCGTGAGCTCAACAAGCCCACCATGGACCTGGCCAGCCCCGAGGCAGCCCCCGCTGCCCCCACTGCCCTGCCCAGCTTCAGCACCTTCATGGACGGCTACACAGGAGAGTTTGACACCTTCCTCTACCAGCTGCCGGGAACAGCCCAGCCAtgctcctccgcctcctcctcggCATCCTCCACATCCTCCTCCTCGGCCACCTCCCCTGCCTCTGCTTCCTTCAAGTTCGAGGACTTCCAAGTGTACGGCTGCTACCCCGGCACCCTGAATGGCCCACTGGATGAGACCCTGTCCTCCAGCGGCTCTGACTACTATGGCAGCCCCTGCTCAGCCCCatcaccgtccacacccagcttCCAGCCACCCCAGCTCTCTCCCTGGGATGGCTCATTCGGTCCCTTTTCACCCAGCCAGACTTATGAGGGCCTGCGGGCATGGACAGAGCAGCTGCCCAAGGCTTCTGGCCCTCCCCAGCCGCCAGCCTTCTTTTCCTTCAGCCCCCACACCGGCCCCAGCCCCAACCTGGCCCAAAGCCCCCTGAAGCTGTTCCCCTCACCAGCCACCCACcagctgggggagggagagagctaCCCCATGCCGACGGCTTTCCCGGGCCTTGTGCCCTCTTCTCCACATCTTGATGGCCCAGGGATGCTGGATGCGCCTGTGACCTCAGCCAAGGCCCGGAGTGGGGCTTCAGGTGGAACCGAGGGCCGTTGTGCTGTATGTGGGGACAATGCTTCATGCCAGCATTATGGTGTCCGCACCTGCGAGGGCTGCAAGGGCTTCTTCAAG CGCACAGTGCAGAAAAACGCCAAGTACATCTGTCTGGCTAACAAGGACTGCCCTGTGGACAAGAGGCGGCGAAACCGCTGCCAGTTCTGCCGCTTCCAGAAGTGCCTGGCTGTGGGCATGGTGAAGGAAG TTGTCCGGACAGACAGCCTGAAGGGACGGCGGGGTCGGCTCCCTTCAAAGCCCAAGCAGCTCCCAGATGCGTCCCCTGCCAATCTCCTCACCTCCCTGGTCCGGGCGCACCTGGACTCAGGGCCCAGCACAGCCAAACTGGACTACTCCAAG TTCCAGGAGCTGGTGCTGCCCCACTTTGGGAAGGAAGATGCTGGGGACGTGCAGCAGTTCTACGACCTGCTCTCAGGTTCCCTGGAGGTTATCCGCAAGTGGGCCGAGAAGATCCCTGGCTTTGCCGAGCTGTCTCCAGGCGACCAGGACCTGTTGCTGGAGTCAGCCTTCCTGGAACTCTTCATCCTCCGCCTGGCCTACCG GTCTAAGCCGGCCGAGGGGAAGCTCATCTTCTGCTCTGGCCTGGTGCTGCACCGGCTGCAGTGTGCCCGCGGCTTTGGCGACTGGATCGACAGCATTCTGGCCTTCTCCCGGTCCCTGCACAGCTTGGTTGTCGACGTCCCTGCCTTCGCCTGCCTCTCTGCGCTTGTCCTCATTACAG ATCGGCATGGGCTGCAGGAGCCACGGCGGGTGGAGGAGCTGCAGAACCGTATTGCCAGCTGCCTGAAAGAGCATGTCTCTGCCGTGGCAGGCGAGTCCCAGCCGGCCAGCTGCCTATCGCGCCTGCTGGGCAAGCTGCCTGAGCTGCGGACCCTGTGCACCCAGGGCTTGCAGCGCATCTTCTACCTCAAGTTGGAGGACTTGGTGCCCCCTCCACCCATCGTTGACAAGATCTTTATGGACACACTGCCCTTCTGA
- the NR4A1 gene encoding nuclear receptor subfamily 4 group A member 1 isoform X4, protein MPCIQAQYGTPAPSPGPHDQLASDPLIRELNKPTMDLASPEAAPAAPTALPSFSTFMDGYTGEFDTFLYQLPGTAQPCSSASSSASSTSSSSATSPASASFKFEDFQVYGCYPGTLNGPLDETLSSSGSDYYGSPCSAPSPSTPSFQPPQLSPWDGSFGPFSPSQTYEGLRAWTEQLPKASGPPQPPAFFSFSPHTGPSPNLAQSPLKLFPSPATHQLGEGESYPMPTAFPGLVPSSPHLDGPGMLDAPVTSAKARSGASGGTEGRCAVCGDNASCQHYGVRTCEGCKGFFKRTVQKNAKYICLANKDCPVDKRRRNRCQFCRFQKCLAVGMVKEVVRTDSLKGRRGRLPSKPKQLPDASPANLLTSLVRAHLDSGPSTAKLDYSKQPRPWVNIQELASKSMGGISAPLSPPELASKCMTQWPWHGALLGVLTPSDYPPKFQELVLPHFGKEDAGDVQQFYDLLSGSLEVIRKWAEKIPGFAELSPGDQDLLLESAFLELFILRLAYRSKPAEGKLIFCSGLVLHRLQCARGFGDWIDSILAFSRSLHSLVVDVPAFACLSALVLITDRHGLQEPRRVEELQNRIASCLKEHVSAVAGESQPASCLSRLLGKLPELRTLCTQGLQRIFYLKLEDLVPPPPIVDKIFMDTLPF, encoded by the exons ATGCCCTGTATCCAAGCCCAGTATGGAACACCAGCACCAAGCCCAGGACCCCATGACCAGCTGGCAAGTGACCCCCTGATCCGTGAGCTCAACAAGCCCACCATGGACCTGGCCAGCCCCGAGGCAGCCCCCGCTGCCCCCACTGCCCTGCCCAGCTTCAGCACCTTCATGGACGGCTACACAGGAGAGTTTGACACCTTCCTCTACCAGCTGCCGGGAACAGCCCAGCCAtgctcctccgcctcctcctcggCATCCTCCACATCCTCCTCCTCGGCCACCTCCCCTGCCTCTGCTTCCTTCAAGTTCGAGGACTTCCAAGTGTACGGCTGCTACCCCGGCACCCTGAATGGCCCACTGGATGAGACCCTGTCCTCCAGCGGCTCTGACTACTATGGCAGCCCCTGCTCAGCCCCatcaccgtccacacccagcttCCAGCCACCCCAGCTCTCTCCCTGGGATGGCTCATTCGGTCCCTTTTCACCCAGCCAGACTTATGAGGGCCTGCGGGCATGGACAGAGCAGCTGCCCAAGGCTTCTGGCCCTCCCCAGCCGCCAGCCTTCTTTTCCTTCAGCCCCCACACCGGCCCCAGCCCCAACCTGGCCCAAAGCCCCCTGAAGCTGTTCCCCTCACCAGCCACCCACcagctgggggagggagagagctaCCCCATGCCGACGGCTTTCCCGGGCCTTGTGCCCTCTTCTCCACATCTTGATGGCCCAGGGATGCTGGATGCGCCTGTGACCTCAGCCAAGGCCCGGAGTGGGGCTTCAGGTGGAACCGAGGGCCGTTGTGCTGTATGTGGGGACAATGCTTCATGCCAGCATTATGGTGTCCGCACCTGCGAGGGCTGCAAGGGCTTCTTCAAG CGCACAGTGCAGAAAAACGCCAAGTACATCTGTCTGGCTAACAAGGACTGCCCTGTGGACAAGAGGCGGCGAAACCGCTGCCAGTTCTGCCGCTTCCAGAAGTGCCTGGCTGTGGGCATGGTGAAGGAAG TTGTCCGGACAGACAGCCTGAAGGGACGGCGGGGTCGGCTCCCTTCAAAGCCCAAGCAGCTCCCAGATGCGTCCCCTGCCAATCTCCTCACCTCCCTGGTCCGGGCGCACCTGGACTCAGGGCCCAGCACAGCCAAACTGGACTACTCCAAG CAGCCTCGGCCCTGGGTTAATATTCAGGAATTGGCAAGCAAAAGCATGGGCGGAATCTCAGCTCCTCTCTCACCCCCGGAGCTGGCATCCAAGTGCATGACACAGTGGCCTTGGCATGGGGCCCTTCTTGGGGTGCTGACCCCATCGGACTACCCTCCCAAGTTCCAGGAGCTGGTGCTGCCCCACTTTGGGAAGGAAGATGCTGGGGACGTGCAGCAGTTCTACGACCTGCTCTCAGGTTCCCTGGAGGTTATCCGCAAGTGGGCCGAGAAGATCCCTGGCTTTGCCGAGCTGTCTCCAGGCGACCAGGACCTGTTGCTGGAGTCAGCCTTCCTGGAACTCTTCATCCTCCGCCTGGCCTACCG GTCTAAGCCGGCCGAGGGGAAGCTCATCTTCTGCTCTGGCCTGGTGCTGCACCGGCTGCAGTGTGCCCGCGGCTTTGGCGACTGGATCGACAGCATTCTGGCCTTCTCCCGGTCCCTGCACAGCTTGGTTGTCGACGTCCCTGCCTTCGCCTGCCTCTCTGCGCTTGTCCTCATTACAG ATCGGCATGGGCTGCAGGAGCCACGGCGGGTGGAGGAGCTGCAGAACCGTATTGCCAGCTGCCTGAAAGAGCATGTCTCTGCCGTGGCAGGCGAGTCCCAGCCGGCCAGCTGCCTATCGCGCCTGCTGGGCAAGCTGCCTGAGCTGCGGACCCTGTGCACCCAGGGCTTGCAGCGCATCTTCTACCTCAAGTTGGAGGACTTGGTGCCCCCTCCACCCATCGTTGACAAGATCTTTATGGACACACTGCCCTTCTGA
- the NR4A1 gene encoding nuclear receptor subfamily 4 group A member 1 isoform X2, translating into MDAAAVQSSSPPAGARPRKAGVERRDEIAGPEMPCIQAQYGTPAPSPGPHDQLASDPLIRELNKPTMDLASPEAAPAAPTALPSFSTFMDGYTGEFDTFLYQLPGTAQPCSSASSSASSTSSSSATSPASASFKFEDFQVYGCYPGTLNGPLDETLSSSGSDYYGSPCSAPSPSTPSFQPPQLSPWDGSFGPFSPSQTYEGLRAWTEQLPKASGPPQPPAFFSFSPHTGPSPNLAQSPLKLFPSPATHQLGEGESYPMPTAFPGLVPSSPHLDGPGMLDAPVTSAKARSGASGGTEGRCAVCGDNASCQHYGVRTCEGCKGFFKRTVQKNAKYICLANKDCPVDKRRRNRCQFCRFQKCLAVGMVKEVVRTDSLKGRRGRLPSKPKQLPDASPANLLTSLVRAHLDSGPSTAKLDYSKPRPWVNIQELASKSMGGISAPLSPPELASKCMTQWPWHGALLGVLTPSDYPPKFQELVLPHFGKEDAGDVQQFYDLLSGSLEVIRKWAEKIPGFAELSPGDQDLLLESAFLELFILRLAYRSKPAEGKLIFCSGLVLHRLQCARGFGDWIDSILAFSRSLHSLVVDVPAFACLSALVLITDRHGLQEPRRVEELQNRIASCLKEHVSAVAGESQPASCLSRLLGKLPELRTLCTQGLQRIFYLKLEDLVPPPPIVDKIFMDTLPF; encoded by the exons AGATGCCCTGTATCCAAGCCCAGTATGGAACACCAGCACCAAGCCCAGGACCCCATGACCAGCTGGCAAGTGACCCCCTGATCCGTGAGCTCAACAAGCCCACCATGGACCTGGCCAGCCCCGAGGCAGCCCCCGCTGCCCCCACTGCCCTGCCCAGCTTCAGCACCTTCATGGACGGCTACACAGGAGAGTTTGACACCTTCCTCTACCAGCTGCCGGGAACAGCCCAGCCAtgctcctccgcctcctcctcggCATCCTCCACATCCTCCTCCTCGGCCACCTCCCCTGCCTCTGCTTCCTTCAAGTTCGAGGACTTCCAAGTGTACGGCTGCTACCCCGGCACCCTGAATGGCCCACTGGATGAGACCCTGTCCTCCAGCGGCTCTGACTACTATGGCAGCCCCTGCTCAGCCCCatcaccgtccacacccagcttCCAGCCACCCCAGCTCTCTCCCTGGGATGGCTCATTCGGTCCCTTTTCACCCAGCCAGACTTATGAGGGCCTGCGGGCATGGACAGAGCAGCTGCCCAAGGCTTCTGGCCCTCCCCAGCCGCCAGCCTTCTTTTCCTTCAGCCCCCACACCGGCCCCAGCCCCAACCTGGCCCAAAGCCCCCTGAAGCTGTTCCCCTCACCAGCCACCCACcagctgggggagggagagagctaCCCCATGCCGACGGCTTTCCCGGGCCTTGTGCCCTCTTCTCCACATCTTGATGGCCCAGGGATGCTGGATGCGCCTGTGACCTCAGCCAAGGCCCGGAGTGGGGCTTCAGGTGGAACCGAGGGCCGTTGTGCTGTATGTGGGGACAATGCTTCATGCCAGCATTATGGTGTCCGCACCTGCGAGGGCTGCAAGGGCTTCTTCAAG CGCACAGTGCAGAAAAACGCCAAGTACATCTGTCTGGCTAACAAGGACTGCCCTGTGGACAAGAGGCGGCGAAACCGCTGCCAGTTCTGCCGCTTCCAGAAGTGCCTGGCTGTGGGCATGGTGAAGGAAG TTGTCCGGACAGACAGCCTGAAGGGACGGCGGGGTCGGCTCCCTTCAAAGCCCAAGCAGCTCCCAGATGCGTCCCCTGCCAATCTCCTCACCTCCCTGGTCCGGGCGCACCTGGACTCAGGGCCCAGCACAGCCAAACTGGACTACTCCAAG CCTCGGCCCTGGGTTAATATTCAGGAATTGGCAAGCAAAAGCATGGGCGGAATCTCAGCTCCTCTCTCACCCCCGGAGCTGGCATCCAAGTGCATGACACAGTGGCCTTGGCATGGGGCCCTTCTTGGGGTGCTGACCCCATCGGACTACCCTCCCAAGTTCCAGGAGCTGGTGCTGCCCCACTTTGGGAAGGAAGATGCTGGGGACGTGCAGCAGTTCTACGACCTGCTCTCAGGTTCCCTGGAGGTTATCCGCAAGTGGGCCGAGAAGATCCCTGGCTTTGCCGAGCTGTCTCCAGGCGACCAGGACCTGTTGCTGGAGTCAGCCTTCCTGGAACTCTTCATCCTCCGCCTGGCCTACCG GTCTAAGCCGGCCGAGGGGAAGCTCATCTTCTGCTCTGGCCTGGTGCTGCACCGGCTGCAGTGTGCCCGCGGCTTTGGCGACTGGATCGACAGCATTCTGGCCTTCTCCCGGTCCCTGCACAGCTTGGTTGTCGACGTCCCTGCCTTCGCCTGCCTCTCTGCGCTTGTCCTCATTACAG ATCGGCATGGGCTGCAGGAGCCACGGCGGGTGGAGGAGCTGCAGAACCGTATTGCCAGCTGCCTGAAAGAGCATGTCTCTGCCGTGGCAGGCGAGTCCCAGCCGGCCAGCTGCCTATCGCGCCTGCTGGGCAAGCTGCCTGAGCTGCGGACCCTGTGCACCCAGGGCTTGCAGCGCATCTTCTACCTCAAGTTGGAGGACTTGGTGCCCCCTCCACCCATCGTTGACAAGATCTTTATGGACACACTGCCCTTCTGA
- the NR4A1 gene encoding nuclear receptor subfamily 4 group A member 1 isoform X1, whose product MDAAAVQSSSPPAGARPRKAGVERRDEIAGPEMPCIQAQYGTPAPSPGPHDQLASDPLIRELNKPTMDLASPEAAPAAPTALPSFSTFMDGYTGEFDTFLYQLPGTAQPCSSASSSASSTSSSSATSPASASFKFEDFQVYGCYPGTLNGPLDETLSSSGSDYYGSPCSAPSPSTPSFQPPQLSPWDGSFGPFSPSQTYEGLRAWTEQLPKASGPPQPPAFFSFSPHTGPSPNLAQSPLKLFPSPATHQLGEGESYPMPTAFPGLVPSSPHLDGPGMLDAPVTSAKARSGASGGTEGRCAVCGDNASCQHYGVRTCEGCKGFFKRTVQKNAKYICLANKDCPVDKRRRNRCQFCRFQKCLAVGMVKEVVRTDSLKGRRGRLPSKPKQLPDASPANLLTSLVRAHLDSGPSTAKLDYSKQPRPWVNIQELASKSMGGISAPLSPPELASKCMTQWPWHGALLGVLTPSDYPPKFQELVLPHFGKEDAGDVQQFYDLLSGSLEVIRKWAEKIPGFAELSPGDQDLLLESAFLELFILRLAYRSKPAEGKLIFCSGLVLHRLQCARGFGDWIDSILAFSRSLHSLVVDVPAFACLSALVLITDRHGLQEPRRVEELQNRIASCLKEHVSAVAGESQPASCLSRLLGKLPELRTLCTQGLQRIFYLKLEDLVPPPPIVDKIFMDTLPF is encoded by the exons AGATGCCCTGTATCCAAGCCCAGTATGGAACACCAGCACCAAGCCCAGGACCCCATGACCAGCTGGCAAGTGACCCCCTGATCCGTGAGCTCAACAAGCCCACCATGGACCTGGCCAGCCCCGAGGCAGCCCCCGCTGCCCCCACTGCCCTGCCCAGCTTCAGCACCTTCATGGACGGCTACACAGGAGAGTTTGACACCTTCCTCTACCAGCTGCCGGGAACAGCCCAGCCAtgctcctccgcctcctcctcggCATCCTCCACATCCTCCTCCTCGGCCACCTCCCCTGCCTCTGCTTCCTTCAAGTTCGAGGACTTCCAAGTGTACGGCTGCTACCCCGGCACCCTGAATGGCCCACTGGATGAGACCCTGTCCTCCAGCGGCTCTGACTACTATGGCAGCCCCTGCTCAGCCCCatcaccgtccacacccagcttCCAGCCACCCCAGCTCTCTCCCTGGGATGGCTCATTCGGTCCCTTTTCACCCAGCCAGACTTATGAGGGCCTGCGGGCATGGACAGAGCAGCTGCCCAAGGCTTCTGGCCCTCCCCAGCCGCCAGCCTTCTTTTCCTTCAGCCCCCACACCGGCCCCAGCCCCAACCTGGCCCAAAGCCCCCTGAAGCTGTTCCCCTCACCAGCCACCCACcagctgggggagggagagagctaCCCCATGCCGACGGCTTTCCCGGGCCTTGTGCCCTCTTCTCCACATCTTGATGGCCCAGGGATGCTGGATGCGCCTGTGACCTCAGCCAAGGCCCGGAGTGGGGCTTCAGGTGGAACCGAGGGCCGTTGTGCTGTATGTGGGGACAATGCTTCATGCCAGCATTATGGTGTCCGCACCTGCGAGGGCTGCAAGGGCTTCTTCAAG CGCACAGTGCAGAAAAACGCCAAGTACATCTGTCTGGCTAACAAGGACTGCCCTGTGGACAAGAGGCGGCGAAACCGCTGCCAGTTCTGCCGCTTCCAGAAGTGCCTGGCTGTGGGCATGGTGAAGGAAG TTGTCCGGACAGACAGCCTGAAGGGACGGCGGGGTCGGCTCCCTTCAAAGCCCAAGCAGCTCCCAGATGCGTCCCCTGCCAATCTCCTCACCTCCCTGGTCCGGGCGCACCTGGACTCAGGGCCCAGCACAGCCAAACTGGACTACTCCAAG CAGCCTCGGCCCTGGGTTAATATTCAGGAATTGGCAAGCAAAAGCATGGGCGGAATCTCAGCTCCTCTCTCACCCCCGGAGCTGGCATCCAAGTGCATGACACAGTGGCCTTGGCATGGGGCCCTTCTTGGGGTGCTGACCCCATCGGACTACCCTCCCAAGTTCCAGGAGCTGGTGCTGCCCCACTTTGGGAAGGAAGATGCTGGGGACGTGCAGCAGTTCTACGACCTGCTCTCAGGTTCCCTGGAGGTTATCCGCAAGTGGGCCGAGAAGATCCCTGGCTTTGCCGAGCTGTCTCCAGGCGACCAGGACCTGTTGCTGGAGTCAGCCTTCCTGGAACTCTTCATCCTCCGCCTGGCCTACCG GTCTAAGCCGGCCGAGGGGAAGCTCATCTTCTGCTCTGGCCTGGTGCTGCACCGGCTGCAGTGTGCCCGCGGCTTTGGCGACTGGATCGACAGCATTCTGGCCTTCTCCCGGTCCCTGCACAGCTTGGTTGTCGACGTCCCTGCCTTCGCCTGCCTCTCTGCGCTTGTCCTCATTACAG ATCGGCATGGGCTGCAGGAGCCACGGCGGGTGGAGGAGCTGCAGAACCGTATTGCCAGCTGCCTGAAAGAGCATGTCTCTGCCGTGGCAGGCGAGTCCCAGCCGGCCAGCTGCCTATCGCGCCTGCTGGGCAAGCTGCCTGAGCTGCGGACCCTGTGCACCCAGGGCTTGCAGCGCATCTTCTACCTCAAGTTGGAGGACTTGGTGCCCCCTCCACCCATCGTTGACAAGATCTTTATGGACACACTGCCCTTCTGA
- the ATG101 gene encoding autophagy-related protein 101, producing the protein MNCRSEVLEVSVEGRQVEEAMLAVLHTVLLHRSTGKFHYKKEGTYSIGTVGTQDVDCDFIDFTYVRVSSEELDRALRKVVGEFKDALRNSGGDGLGQMSLEFYQKKKSRWPFSDECIPWEVWTVKVHVVALATEQERQICREKVGEKLCEKIINIVEVMNRHEYLPKMPTQSEVDNVFDTGLRDVQPYLYKISFQITDALGTSVTTTMRRLIKDTLAL; encoded by the exons ATGAACTGTCGCTCGGAGGTGCTGGAAGTGTCAGTGGAGGGACGGCAGGTGGAGGAGGCCATGCTGGCTGTGCTGCACACAGTGCTCCTGCACCGCAGCACCGGCAAGTTCCACTACAAGAAGGAGGGCACCTATTCCATCGGCACTGTGGGCACCCAGGATGTTGACTGTGACTTCATTGACTTCACCTACGTGCGTGTCTCCTCTGAGGAGCTGGACCGTGCCCTACGCAAGGTTGTTGGGGAATTCAAG GATGCACTGCGCAACTCTGGTGGCGATGGGCTGGGGCAGATGTCCTTGGAGttctaccagaagaagaagtctCGCTGGCCTTTCTCAGATGAGTGCATCCCCTGGGAAGTGTGGACAGTGAAGGTGCACGTGGTTGCCCTGGCCACAGAACAGGAGCGGCAGATCTGCAGGGAGAAGGTGGGTGAGAAGCTCTGCGAGAAGATCATCAACATCGTGGAGGTGATGAACAGGCACGAGTACCTGCCCAAGATGCCCACCCAGTCGGAGGTGGACAACGTGTTTGACACAGGCTTGCGGGACGTGCAGCCCTACCTCTACAAGATCTCCTTCCAGATCACTGATGCCTTGGGGACCTCAGTCACCACCACCATGCGCAGGCTCATCAAAGATACCCTTGCTCTCTAG
- the SMIM41 gene encoding small integral membrane protein 41 — translation MNGSQAGAAARATWLNCCNQSGVHPEPLAGPRAVQAVVLGVLSLLVLCGVLFLGGGLLLRAQGLTALLVPEWRLSLEAAPGSPSGGEDDC, via the coding sequence ATGAACGGCTCACAGGCAGGCGCTGCGGCCCGGGCCACCTGGCTGAACTGCTGCAACCAGTCCGGGGTGCATCCCGAGCCGCTCGCGGGGCCGCGCGCCGTGCAGGCTGTGGTGCTGGGCGTGCTGTCCCTGCTGGTCCTCTGCGGCGTCCTGTTTCTGGGCGGCGGCCTCCTCCTCCGCGCCCAGGGCCTGACCGCGCTGCTGGTCCCCGAGTGGCGCCTGTCCCTCGAGGCCGCGCCCGGTAGCCCCAGCGGAGGCGAGGACGACTGCTAG